In one window of Vibrio sp. JC009 DNA:
- the rplM gene encoding 50S ribosomal protein L13, giving the protein MKTFVAKPETVKRDWYVVDAEGKTLGRLASEIASRLRGKHKAEYTPHVDTGDYIIVVNAEKVAVTGNKAAAKTYYRHSEFPGGLKSITFDKLIDKKPEMVIELAVKGMLPRGPLGRAMYRKLKVYAGAEHNHAAQQPQVLDI; this is encoded by the coding sequence ATGAAAACTTTCGTTGCTAAACCAGAAACTGTAAAACGTGACTGGTACGTTGTAGACGCTGAAGGTAAAACTCTTGGTCGTCTTGCAAGTGAAATTGCATCTCGCCTACGTGGCAAGCATAAAGCTGAATACACTCCTCACGTTGATACTGGTGATTACATCATCGTTGTTAACGCTGAGAAAGTTGCTGTAACAGGTAACAAAGCTGCAGCTAAAACTTACTACCGTCACTCTGAATTCCCAGGTGGCCTTAAGTCTATCACTTTTGACAAGCTGATCGACAAGAAGCCAGAGATGGTAATCGAACTAGCTGTTAAAGGTATGCTACCACGTGGTCCTCTAGGCCGTGCTATGTACCGTAAGCTAAAAGTTTACGCTGGCGCTGAGCACAACCACGCTGCTCAACAACCACAAGTACTAGACATCTAA
- the zapE gene encoding cell division protein ZapE: MTPLQKYQTDIKELAFQEDAAQRNAVLQLDKLHSELVHYESLQTPELSLFERLMRVKPKQNPMPRGLYLWGGVGRGKTYLMDTFYDSLTTPRAFRVHFHRFMLWVHEELAALGDVEDPLKKVADNFKREFDIICFDEFFVSDITDAMILGTLFQALFERGIVLVATSNIPPDELYRNGLQRARFLPAIELIKKHCEVVNVDSGIDYRLRTLEKAEIYHFPLDQAATDNLNKYYAQLTADYHVVASEVEINHRKVPVIKACDGVLYASFEQLCQSARSQNDYIEISRIYHTVLLAGVIQMDATTDDAARRFIALIDEFYERNIKLIISAEVGMEELYAGGSLEFEFRRCLSRLVEMQGREYLAKEHLV; encoded by the coding sequence ATGACACCATTACAAAAGTATCAGACAGATATTAAGGAGCTGGCATTTCAGGAAGATGCAGCTCAGAGAAATGCCGTACTTCAGCTGGATAAACTACATAGTGAACTTGTTCATTATGAATCACTGCAAACACCGGAGCTGAGCCTGTTTGAGCGCCTGATGAGAGTTAAGCCAAAACAGAATCCGATGCCCAGGGGACTTTATCTTTGGGGAGGAGTAGGGCGTGGCAAGACTTATCTTATGGATACCTTCTATGACTCGCTAACAACACCCCGCGCTTTCCGGGTTCACTTTCACCGTTTTATGCTCTGGGTTCATGAGGAGTTAGCTGCGTTAGGTGATGTGGAAGATCCACTAAAAAAAGTGGCTGATAACTTTAAGCGTGAATTTGACATCATCTGCTTTGATGAGTTTTTCGTTTCGGATATTACCGATGCCATGATTTTAGGTACCCTGTTTCAGGCGCTTTTTGAGCGTGGCATTGTGCTGGTTGCCACTTCAAATATCCCCCCGGATGAGCTTTACCGGAATGGTCTTCAAAGGGCGCGTTTTCTTCCTGCCATCGAACTAATCAAAAAGCATTGTGAAGTGGTCAATGTCGATAGCGGTATTGATTACAGACTAAGAACTCTGGAAAAAGCTGAGATCTATCACTTCCCTCTGGATCAGGCGGCAACGGATAATCTCAATAAATACTATGCTCAACTAACCGCTGACTATCATGTGGTGGCAAGCGAAGTTGAGATTAACCACAGGAAAGTCCCGGTGATAAAAGCCTGTGATGGCGTGCTGTACGCAAGCTTTGAACAGCTCTGTCAGTCGGCACGCAGCCAGAATGACTATATCGAGATATCCCGCATCTACCACACAGTATTGCTCGCAGGAGTCATCCAGATGGACGCCACCACAGACGACGCCGCCAGAAGATTTATCGCCCTGATTGATGAGTTCTACGAACGTAATATAAAGCTGATTATTTCTGCTGAAGTCGGAATGGAAGAGTTATACGCCGGCGGATCGCTGGAGTTTGAGTTCAGGCGTTGCTTGTCCAGGTTGGTGGAGATGCAGGGGAGGGAATATCTTGCTAAAGAGCATTTGGTTTAG
- the zapG gene encoding Z-ring associated protein ZapG, with amino-acid sequence MPWIYGLIGLLVGAIIGIIIARIKTPQYKKHKQMQQELDKAKFELEQQRQELSDHFAQTAEMLDVIGKDYTKLYQHMAKTSNELLSNLPEQDNPFTKKVAHDDLEEEKESEVGTQPKDYAKGATGLLKPEEKEILEAPEAVKA; translated from the coding sequence ATGCCTTGGATTTACGGACTTATCGGTTTATTAGTGGGCGCTATCATAGGTATCATCATTGCCCGCATTAAGACGCCGCAATACAAAAAGCACAAACAAATGCAGCAAGAGCTCGACAAAGCTAAGTTTGAGCTGGAACAACAACGTCAGGAACTGTCAGATCACTTTGCGCAAACGGCTGAAATGCTGGATGTTATTGGCAAAGATTATACTAAGCTGTATCAGCATATGGCCAAGACCTCGAATGAGCTACTTTCGAACCTTCCTGAACAAGACAATCCTTTTACCAAGAAAGTAGCGCACGATGATCTTGAGGAAGAAAAAGAGTCAGAAGTAGGAACACAGCCTAAAGATTATGCCAAGGGTGCGACGGGCCTTCTGAAGCCAGAAGAAAAAGAGATCCTGGAAGCGCCTGAGGCTGTAAAAGCTTAA
- a CDS encoding Do family serine endopeptidase: MKKPLLVLTALSISLSSIITPLPATAALPLSVNNEQLPSLAPMLDKVTPAVVSIAVEGKQVSKQSIPDAFKYFFGPDFPTEQLRERPFRGLGSGVVINAKKGFVVTNYHVIDGADKIRVKLHDGRELNAELIGGDEMSDIALLKLEKAEDLTQVKLADSDKLRVGDFTVAIGNPFGLGQTVTSGIVSALGRSGLNIENFENFIQTDAAINSGNSGGALVNLRGELIGINTAILGPNGGNIGIGFAIPSNMMKNLTEQILEFGEVKRGMLGVQGGEITSELAKALGYESSKGAFISQVVPDSAADKAGLQAGDIITGINGRDITTFSELRAKVATLGAGKKIELSVVRDGKKKSFDVTLGEASEIKTQAKKLHDGLTGAELTNTTDSDSVEGVKVASVEKGSRAEAYQLQEGDIILGVNRQRVRNLAELRKILEQEPSVLAMNIQRGDRTIYLVVR, encoded by the coding sequence ATGAAAAAACCTTTGCTTGTATTGACTGCACTTTCTATCAGCTTAAGTTCAATCATCACACCACTACCTGCGACAGCTGCACTGCCTCTGTCAGTAAATAACGAACAACTCCCAAGCCTGGCTCCAATGCTGGATAAAGTCACGCCGGCTGTGGTTAGTATCGCTGTCGAAGGTAAGCAGGTTTCTAAGCAGAGCATTCCGGATGCCTTTAAATACTTCTTTGGCCCGGACTTTCCCACTGAGCAATTAAGAGAAAGGCCATTCAGAGGTCTGGGCTCTGGTGTTGTTATCAATGCTAAAAAAGGCTTTGTGGTCACCAACTATCACGTTATCGATGGCGCAGACAAAATCCGCGTTAAGCTGCATGATGGCAGAGAGCTGAATGCAGAACTAATCGGCGGCGATGAAATGTCTGACATTGCGCTGCTAAAACTGGAAAAAGCAGAAGACCTGACTCAGGTGAAACTGGCTGACTCTGACAAACTGCGTGTCGGTGACTTTACCGTTGCTATCGGCAACCCGTTTGGCCTTGGTCAGACAGTGACCTCAGGTATCGTTTCAGCACTGGGCCGCAGCGGACTGAATATCGAAAACTTCGAGAACTTTATCCAGACCGACGCAGCGATCAACAGCGGTAACTCTGGCGGCGCACTGGTAAACCTTCGTGGCGAACTGATTGGTATCAACACAGCGATCCTTGGCCCTAACGGCGGCAATATCGGTATCGGTTTTGCAATTCCGTCGAATATGATGAAAAACCTGACAGAGCAGATTCTGGAATTTGGTGAAGTGAAGCGCGGCATGCTGGGCGTTCAGGGTGGAGAAATCACTTCTGAACTGGCCAAAGCGCTTGGCTACGAATCCAGTAAAGGGGCATTTATCAGCCAGGTTGTTCCTGACAGCGCTGCGGATAAAGCAGGTCTTCAGGCGGGTGATATTATCACCGGCATCAACGGCCGTGATATTACGACCTTTAGTGAACTGAGAGCGAAAGTTGCCACCCTTGGCGCAGGTAAGAAAATTGAGCTCAGCGTTGTCCGTGATGGTAAGAAGAAGTCCTTCGATGTCACTTTAGGTGAAGCAAGCGAAATCAAAACTCAGGCCAAGAAACTGCATGACGGCCTGACAGGCGCTGAGCTAACCAACACCACTGACAGTGATTCTGTGGAAGGCGTTAAGGTTGCATCGGTAGAGAAAGGTTCCCGTGCCGAAGCATACCAGCTACAGGAAGGTGACATTATTCTTGGTGTTAACCGCCAGCGGGTACGCAACCTTGCTGAACTGAGAAAGATTCTGGAGCAGGAGCCAAGCGTACTGGCAATGAACATCCAGCGCGGTGACAGAACCATTTATCTGGTTGTCAGATAA
- the degS gene encoding outer membrane-stress sensor serine endopeptidase DegS yields MLNFFLRSIGLGLATALVVLLAVPSLRTNINLIPRDIVNRVESFQDVEVSFNNAVRRAAPAVVNIYSRKYTAEDRTKLKTQGLGSGVIVSEKGYIITNFHVIAKADQIIVALQDGRVANAQLVGKDRRTDIAVLRIEMESLPVIPLNPDYSGKVGDIVLAIGNPYNLGQTTTFGIISATGRSSISLDGRQSFIQTDAAINEGNSGGALVNSRGELVGINTASFQQATELETYGISFAIPYLLANRIMEKIIADGRVIRGYIGVDGQDVNAMTSRLLGGDYTGSIIVLGVDPNGPAAKAGFQKNDVILTIGEQKINGRQSVMDLVTDLRPGTTVDFGILRDGELLTLTVTVAEMAE; encoded by the coding sequence ATGCTGAACTTTTTTCTGCGTTCGATTGGTTTAGGATTAGCAACTGCCCTGGTTGTACTGCTCGCCGTCCCTTCTTTAAGAACAAATATCAATCTCATTCCCCGGGATATCGTAAACAGAGTTGAAAGCTTTCAGGATGTGGAAGTTTCCTTTAATAATGCTGTACGCCGCGCTGCACCTGCCGTTGTTAATATCTATAGCCGAAAATATACCGCAGAAGATCGTACCAAGCTGAAAACCCAGGGGCTGGGCTCAGGTGTGATTGTCAGTGAGAAAGGCTACATCATCACCAATTTCCACGTAATCGCCAAAGCCGATCAGATCATTGTGGCTCTGCAGGATGGCCGTGTGGCAAACGCACAGTTAGTGGGTAAAGACAGAAGAACGGATATTGCGGTCCTTCGCATTGAAATGGAAAGCCTGCCTGTTATTCCTCTTAATCCGGATTACAGCGGAAAAGTCGGTGATATTGTTCTGGCTATCGGTAACCCGTACAACCTTGGACAAACCACTACCTTCGGTATTATTTCTGCAACCGGACGCTCTTCAATCAGCCTGGACGGCCGACAGTCCTTTATTCAGACCGATGCCGCAATCAACGAAGGCAACTCAGGTGGTGCTCTGGTGAATTCCAGAGGCGAACTTGTCGGCATCAACACCGCCTCTTTCCAGCAGGCTACCGAGCTGGAAACTTACGGTATCTCCTTTGCTATCCCTTACCTTCTGGCAAACCGGATCATGGAAAAGATCATTGCTGACGGCAGAGTAATCCGCGGTTATATCGGCGTCGACGGTCAGGATGTTAACGCCATGACTTCCCGTCTGCTTGGCGGTGACTATACCGGCTCAATTATCGTATTAGGTGTCGATCCTAACGGCCCGGCGGCAAAAGCAGGCTTCCAGAAAAACGACGTAATTCTCACCATTGGCGAGCAGAAGATTAACGGCCGCCAGAGCGTGATGGATCTGGTTACCGACTTAAGACCGGGGACAACGGTAGACTTTGGAATTTTACGGGATGGGGAATTGTTGACGCTTACAGTTACTGTGGCGGAGATGGCGGAATAA